A region of Toxorhynchites rutilus septentrionalis strain SRP chromosome 1, ASM2978413v1, whole genome shotgun sequence DNA encodes the following proteins:
- the LOC129778923 gene encoding 39S ribosomal protein L38, mitochondrial, which produces MAARIVQSLTSDNLLSGALNLRNFVRHGHRLRGKAPGIARTLEQRLAEERSVDPELTSRVNIGFPHLKPARSAQLKERLTHLKAQRAYLELEKMSRAQTLTVDPELVRVEWLKTRGPLHIKRVAEHYGILEHLFGAAYFVPRVEMEITFNNGDSDSRVYYGNVLKPSEATKEPSVKFDSAFDYRGTGSAGEKENSWWTLVLTNPDGHLAENDKEYCHWFIANIPDGEIAKGDRIIPYMQPIPPKGTGYHRHIFVLYRQDKKLDLSEYKISGKETNLEERTFKTLDFYRKYQDDITPAGLAFFQSDWDKSLIDYYHDVLKMKHPSFEYDFPAPYIRDQEWFPLRKAFNLYMDKYRDPKEINKEYLARKLAKTHPFDGPEPPLRYPNAHPVRDVPSWLRTEIKRERLGCGRINDI; this is translated from the exons ATGGCAGCCCGAATTGTGCAATCCCTAACTAGCGATAATCTCCTATCTGGCGCACTTAATCTTCGAAACTTCGTTCGCCATGGTCATCGACTACGGGGAAAAGCACCTGGAATCGCCAGAACACTCGAACAACGCCTTGCCG AGGAGCGGAGTGTGGATCCGGAACTCACGAGCAGGGTGAATATAGGATTCCCTCATCTCAAGCCAGCCCGATCGGCACAGCTGAAAGAGCGTTTGACGCATCTGAAGGCACAGCGGGCCTATTTAGAGCTGGAAAAAATGTCCCGAGCACAGACAC TCACCGTGGACCCAGAGCTGGTTAGGGTGGAGTGGCTCAAAACAAGGGGTCCACTGCACATCAAGCGCGTTGCAGAACATTACGGAATTTTGGAGCATTTGTTTGGGGCAGCTTATTTCGTTCCGCGGGTTGAAATGGAAATCACATTCAACAACGGGGACAGCGATAGCCGCGTTTATTATGGCAATGTTTTGAAACCGAGTGAAGCCACCAAAGAACCGAGCGTGAAGTTTGATTCAGCGTTTGATTACAGAGGGACAGGGTCGGCCGGTGAAAAAGAGAACTCGTGGTGGACACTTGTTCTAACAAATCCCGACGGCCATCTCGCTGAAAATGATAAGGAATATTGCCATTGGTTTAT CGCTAACATTCCAGATGGCGAGATAGCAAAGGGTGATCGAATTATACCCTATATGCAACCAATCCCACCAAAAGGGACCGGTTATCACAGGCACATATTCGTGCTGTACAGACAGGACAAGAAACTAGACCTTAGCGAGTATAAAATTAGCGGAAAGGAAACAAATTTGGAAGAGAGGACCTTCAAGACGCTGGACTTCTATCGGAAGTATCAGGATGATATTACACCGGCAGGATTGGCGTTTTTCCAATCAGATTGGGATAAAAGCTTGATCGATTACTATCACGACGTACTGA AAATGAAGCACCCATCGTTTGAGTACGACTTCCCGGCGCCGTACATTCGCGATCAGGAGTGGTTTCCGCTTCGGAAGGCATTCAACCTCTACATGGACAAATATCGGGATCCGAAAGAAATCAACAAAGAATATCTCGCCCGGAAACTGGCTAAAACACATCCCTTCGATGGACCCGAGCCTCCGCTTCGCTATCCCAATGCCCACCCGGTGCGTGATGTACCGTCCTGGCTGCGAACTGAAATCAAGCGCGAGCGGCTGGGCTGTGGCCGGATTAATGATATATAG